A single region of the Oryzias latipes chromosome 21, ASM223467v1 genome encodes:
- the LOC101168264 gene encoding trace amine-associated receptor 13c-like: MMETLNTAELCFPHLLNASCRKPPQRPAENVFIFMVLCLLSVLTVTLNLLVIISVSHFRQLHTPTNLLLLSLAVSDFLIGFFVMPIRIRITEGCWVLGTFMCGLYTFTAFILTSVSVGHMVLISADRYVAICDPLRYPTKVTLRRVQVCVCLCWATSAFYNGVILKDFLEDPDRYNLCLGECVLFIDYITGAFDVVITFFGPIIVIVVLYMRVFVVAVSQARAMRSHIVSVQSSAHRSVKKSELKAAAALGVVVFMFLVCFCPYFYPNIAGLAYKSSDFLRVFGTWLFHSNSCLNPVIYAFFYPWFRKSLKSIFTLQILQPDSSDAIIL; the protein is encoded by the exons ATGATGGAGACTCTGAACACAGCTGAGCTCTGCTTCCCACACCTCCTCAATGCCTCCTGCAGGAAGCCGCCACAGCGTCCTGCTGAgaacgttttcatcttcatgGTGTTGTGTCTTCTGTCTGTGCTGACTGTGACTCTAAACCTGCTGGTTATCATCTCTGTCTCTCACTTCAG GCAGCTGCACACCCCCACCAACCTCCTCCTGCTCTCTCTGGCCGTCTCAGACTTCCTTATTGGCTTCTTTGTGATGCCGATTCGCATTCGTATCACAGAGGGTTGCTGGGTTTTGGGGACTTTTATGTGTGGACTGTACACCTTCACTGCTTTCATTCTTACATCTGTGTCAGTGGGACACATGGTGCTCATATCAGCTGATCGATACGTGGCCATCTGTGACCCGTTACGTTACCCCACCAAAGTCACTCTGAGGAGAGTTCAagtctgtgtttgtctgtgttggGCCACTTCTGCTTTCTACAATGGAGTGATTCTTAAGGATTTTCTGGAAGATCCAGACAGATATAACCTCTGCCTCGGAGAGTGTGTATTGTTTATAGACTATATAACAGGAGCTTTTGATGTGGTCATCACTTTCTTTGGTCCCATTAtagtcattgtggttctgtaCATGAGAGTGTTTGTGGTGGCTGTGTCTCAGGCTCGAGCCATGAGGTCTCACATCGTTTCTGTCCAGAGTTCAGCTCACCGTAGTGTAAAAAAGTCTGAactgaaagcagcagcagctctgggtGTGGTTGTGTTTATGTTTCTGGTGTGTTTTTGTCCGTATTTCTACCCCAACATCGCAGGTCTGGCATACAAATCCAGtgattttttaagagtttttggAACCTGGCTCTTTCATAGCAACTCATGTTTGAATCCAGTGATCTATGCTTTTTTCTATCCCTGGTTCAGGAAATCTCTGAAGAGTATTTTCACCCTGCAGATACTGCAGCCCGACTCCTCTGATGCAATCATTCTGTAG